From Fibrobacter sp. UWH6, a single genomic window includes:
- a CDS encoding dicarboxylate/amino acid:cation symporter yields MSQNENAMAGAARKVKSVKTQVIVWVVALVLGALLGLIQSEGLQNLINFIASVYTRLFQFVAVPTIALALMTTLSALGVQKNTGRIFGRTIIYTLLTTFAAAFVGLLLYKIIGPGNLPMDLVSGGAAEVPQNLSAMSYYDHFLSIVPNNVVQPFLSGNVLGILMVAAAVGLGLAFMPDSDNKHALVKVILGLRELLFTLIRALVWALPLGVVAFAAQLSAQVNAGVVVGSLGKYLAVVMGGNAIQFLIVLPLFLIARGLNPIHVLKKMSPAVMMAFFTKSSAATLPVTMQSAEDNLKVKPEVARFVLPICTTINMNGCAAFILVTSLFVMQNSGVELTLGTMITWVFISVLSAVGNAGVPMGCYFLTLSLMVGMNANIGVMGVILPLYAVIDMIETAENVWSDSCVCAMTNKDLSK; encoded by the coding sequence ATGTCTCAGAACGAAAATGCTATGGCCGGAGCCGCCAGGAAAGTCAAGTCTGTCAAGACGCAGGTTATTGTCTGGGTTGTTGCGCTGGTGCTTGGTGCCCTTTTGGGTCTGATCCAGAGTGAAGGTCTGCAGAACCTGATTAACTTCATCGCTTCTGTTTATACCCGCCTGTTCCAGTTTGTGGCCGTGCCTACCATTGCGCTTGCCCTCATGACCACTCTTTCTGCCCTGGGTGTCCAGAAGAATACCGGCCGCATTTTTGGCCGTACCATCATCTACACCTTGCTGACCACTTTTGCGGCCGCCTTCGTGGGACTGCTTCTCTATAAGATTATCGGACCGGGCAACCTGCCCATGGATCTGGTCAGTGGCGGTGCCGCCGAAGTTCCCCAGAACCTGAGCGCCATGAGCTATTACGATCATTTCCTCAGCATCGTTCCCAACAATGTGGTGCAGCCCTTCCTCAGCGGTAACGTGCTGGGTATCTTGATGGTGGCCGCTGCCGTGGGCCTGGGCCTCGCCTTTATGCCTGATTCTGATAACAAGCATGCTCTTGTGAAGGTGATCCTCGGTCTTCGCGAATTGCTGTTTACCTTGATCCGCGCTCTCGTCTGGGCTTTGCCCCTTGGCGTTGTGGCCTTTGCCGCCCAGCTTTCTGCACAGGTGAATGCCGGCGTGGTGGTGGGTTCCCTGGGTAAGTACCTGGCTGTGGTCATGGGCGGAAACGCTATCCAGTTCCTCATTGTGCTGCCCCTTTTCCTTATTGCCCGCGGCCTGAATCCTATCCATGTTCTCAAGAAGATGAGCCCCGCTGTGATGATGGCTTTCTTTACCAAGAGTTCCGCCGCAACGTTGCCTGTGACCATGCAGTCTGCCGAAGACAACCTGAAGGTAAAGCCGGAAGTGGCCCGCTTCGTGCTCCCCATCTGCACCACCATCAACATGAACGGTTGCGCCGCCTTCATTTTGGTGACCAGCCTTTTCGTGATGCAGAACAGCGGTGTGGAACTGACTCTCGGCACCATGATCACCTGGGTGTTCATTTCCGTTCTTTCTGCAGTGGGTAACGCTGGCGTTCCCATGGGCTGTTACTTCCTGACCCTTTCCCTCATGGTGGGCATGAATGCAAACATCGGCGTCATGGGCGTGATCCTCCCGCTTTACGCTGTCATCGACATGATCGAGACTGCTGAAAACGTCTGGTCCGACTCCTGCGTCTGCGCCATGACCAACAAGGATCTGAGCAAGTAA
- a CDS encoding viperin family antiviral radical SAM protein — translation MNIKTIVINWHITESCNYKCKYCFAKWNRVKEIWTNPDNVRKILENLKSIRLEDCLFTQKRLNIVGGEPILQQERLWQVIKMAHEMDFEISIITNGSHLEYICPFVHLISQVGVSIDSFDHKTNVRIGRECNGKTISFQQLKEKLEELRTLNPGLNIKINTVVNEYNFNEILVDRMAELKIDKWKILRQLPFDGKEGISDFKFNTFLFNNLKEEKMPKKDPLSNFLAAFSAPQKQNNVIFVEDNDVMTESYLMIAPDGRLFQNGHKEYEYSHPLTEISIDEALEEINFDQEKFNNRYENYATEEAKYRMEEFFLMNEYEDVSFDCCCPFGDKD, via the coding sequence TCGAGTCAAGGAAATCTGGACAAACCCAGACAATGTCCGAAAGATACTTGAAAATCTTAAAAGCATTCGCCTCGAAGATTGCCTCTTCACCCAAAAGCGTCTCAATATCGTAGGCGGAGAGCCCATTCTGCAGCAGGAACGTCTTTGGCAGGTCATCAAAATGGCTCACGAAATGGACTTCGAAATTTCCATTATTACCAACGGAAGCCATCTTGAATACATCTGTCCCTTCGTCCACTTGATTTCCCAGGTAGGAGTTTCCATTGATTCCTTCGATCACAAAACCAATGTGAGAATAGGCAGGGAATGCAATGGTAAGACTATTTCCTTTCAGCAGTTGAAGGAAAAGTTGGAGGAACTCCGCACTCTTAATCCTGGCCTCAATATCAAAATCAACACCGTAGTGAACGAATACAACTTCAACGAAATTCTTGTGGACCGTATGGCCGAACTGAAAATTGACAAGTGGAAGATTCTTCGTCAGCTGCCTTTTGATGGAAAAGAAGGCATTTCTGATTTCAAGTTCAACACCTTCCTGTTCAACAATCTCAAGGAAGAAAAAATGCCAAAGAAAGATCCTCTGAGCAATTTCTTGGCGGCCTTCAGCGCACCCCAAAAACAAAACAACGTCATTTTCGTTGAAGACAACGATGTCATGACAGAAAGCTACCTGATGATCGCTCCCGACGGAAGACTTTTCCAGAATGGTCACAAGGAATACGAATACAGCCACCCCCTCACTGAAATTTCTATTGATGAAGCCCTGGAGGAAATCAACTTTGACCAGGAAAAGTTTAACAACCGTTATGAAAACTACGCCACCGAAGAGGCCAAATATCGCATGGAGGAGTTCTTCCTTATGAACGAATACGAAGACGTTTCTTTCGACTGCTGCTGCCCATTTGGAGACAAGGATTAA